A stretch of the Arthrobacter stackebrandtii genome encodes the following:
- a CDS encoding adenine phosphoribosyltransferase, with translation MNPSESNPETANNPHVSAVVERLCATVPDYPEPGIVFKDLTPVFADGPALKLVVDSIVAKFAGKFDAVAGVEARGFLLAAAAAYATGTGVITIRKAGKLPRDVYAESYALEYGEATLELHQEDVPAGTRVLILDDVLATGGTLGAAATLLERTGAVVAGIGVVLEIDALPGRENLPGREIVSLLHV, from the coding sequence GTGAACCCCTCCGAGAGCAACCCTGAAACTGCCAATAATCCGCATGTTTCCGCGGTTGTTGAGCGCTTGTGCGCCACCGTGCCGGACTACCCGGAGCCGGGCATTGTTTTCAAAGATTTAACCCCTGTTTTTGCGGACGGCCCGGCACTGAAACTGGTGGTCGATTCCATCGTCGCCAAGTTCGCCGGAAAGTTCGACGCCGTTGCCGGGGTTGAGGCGCGCGGCTTCCTCCTTGCTGCGGCTGCTGCATACGCCACGGGAACCGGTGTGATCACCATCCGTAAGGCCGGAAAGCTGCCCCGCGACGTCTACGCGGAAAGCTACGCACTTGAGTACGGCGAGGCCACCCTGGAACTCCACCAGGAGGACGTCCCGGCAGGCACACGCGTGCTGATTCTTGACGACGTCCTGGCCACCGGCGGCACCCTCGGCGCGGCGGCAACCCTGCTGGAACGCACCGGTGCAGTGGTGGCGGGCATCGGCGTCGTGCTTGAAATCGATGCCCTGCCGGGACGGGAAAACCTGCCCGGCCGTGAGATCGTCTCACTGCTGCACGTCTAG
- a CDS encoding GNAT family N-acetyltransferase has product MQHNISLPGHGVRLVPLRRRHAADLYPYIDVDMWAGMAADRPTSKRALERIFAARIADPSVIAFAVVDEETGTVAGTTSLYDYVPEQSRVELGMTFFGRNYWGRNVNAASKLALLTFAFEELLVHRVTLRCDVRNTRSAAAIVKLGATLEGVLRSYRWGHDGPRVDSSVYSLLEHEWPASRAGLVQRLTPADLLPEVTELIEFSEQLVRADAEHAPLPA; this is encoded by the coding sequence GTGCAACACAACATTTCACTCCCCGGACACGGTGTCCGGCTTGTGCCGCTACGGCGTCGTCACGCGGCAGATCTTTACCCCTACATCGATGTAGACATGTGGGCCGGCATGGCCGCCGACCGTCCCACGTCCAAACGTGCCCTGGAACGGATTTTTGCGGCCAGGATCGCCGATCCCTCCGTCATTGCCTTCGCCGTGGTGGATGAGGAGACCGGCACCGTCGCCGGCACGACCAGCCTCTACGACTACGTGCCCGAGCAGTCGCGCGTGGAGTTGGGCATGACGTTTTTTGGCCGGAACTACTGGGGCCGCAACGTCAATGCCGCCTCAAAACTGGCGCTGCTGACGTTTGCCTTCGAGGAGCTCCTGGTGCACCGGGTGACGCTGCGCTGCGACGTCCGCAACACCCGCAGCGCAGCCGCCATCGTCAAGCTTGGCGCCACGCTGGAAGGCGTGCTTCGTTCCTACCGCTGGGGCCATGACGGCCCCCGCGTGGACAGCAGCGTCTACTCGCTCCTGGAACACGAATGGCCGGCATCCCGTGCCGGGCTGGTGCAGCGCCTCACCCCGGCGGACCTCCTGCCCGAGGTCACCGAGCTGATTGAGTTTTCGGAGCAGCTGGTGCGGGCCGACGCGGAGCACGCACCACTCCCGGCCTGA
- a CDS encoding DNA-3-methyladenine glycosylase, producing the protein MTAPIDLLELLQNPATAVAPYLLGALVRHESPEGPVVVRLTEVEAYLGPADSEDPDPGAHTYRGKTERNSVMFGPPGHLYVYFSYGMHFSANLVCRPEGLSSGCLMRAGEIVGGVELARSRRPAAKHDYELAQGPARLAKAMGFAREHNGIAALGGEVTVTLPDEPALNVRTGPRVGISGPGGTDQYPWRFWLDGEPTVSKFRPGVVRAPRRPAPAAPKTQSAR; encoded by the coding sequence ATGACCGCCCCGATCGACCTTCTTGAGCTGCTGCAAAACCCCGCCACGGCGGTGGCACCCTACTTGCTGGGCGCATTGGTGCGGCATGAGAGTCCGGAAGGTCCCGTCGTCGTGCGCCTGACAGAGGTGGAGGCCTACCTTGGCCCGGCAGACTCGGAGGATCCCGACCCGGGCGCACACACGTACCGCGGGAAGACCGAACGCAATTCGGTCATGTTCGGCCCGCCCGGGCACCTGTACGTGTATTTCAGCTACGGGATGCACTTCAGCGCCAACCTGGTGTGCCGGCCCGAGGGGTTGTCCTCCGGTTGCCTGATGCGGGCGGGGGAAATCGTCGGGGGAGTCGAGCTCGCACGAAGCCGGCGGCCCGCAGCAAAACATGATTATGAACTGGCGCAGGGACCGGCGAGGCTGGCCAAGGCCATGGGGTTCGCACGCGAGCACAACGGGATCGCTGCCCTCGGCGGGGAAGTCACGGTGACGCTGCCGGATGAACCCGCCCTGAATGTCAGGACGGGTCCCCGGGTTGGCATCAGCGGGCCCGGCGGCACGGACCAGTACCCTTGGCGGTTTTGGCTCGACGGCGAACCCACCGTCTCGAAGTTCAGGCCGGGAGTGGTGCGTGCTCCGCGTCGGCCCGCACCAGCTGCTCCGAAAACTCAATCAGCTCGGTGA
- a CDS encoding zinc-binding dehydrogenase, producing the protein MEPPFMKAAYFTELGGPGVIRHGDQPLPGPEAGTVLVRVAASAVNHVDTFVRSGAYATELRFPQVVGRDLVGTAELIGPGAAGRFSPGDAVWSNSMGFGGRPGAAAQFIAVPADRLYRLPPGVDPVQAAAVLHSGATSHLALHRHGRMSSGHTVFVGGAGGGVGSAAVAMAAQAGARVICSSSRADAGHCLALGADVALDYRSPTFAADLRDAVQAVSGGRGLDIHLETSGRHLLELAVDLLGRGGRIIAMSGISGTDPVPLGKLYTRDGSILGFAISNATVAELADAASAVNALLAGGFRARGVSPRPLAGAAAAHEALAAGTVHGKIVLVP; encoded by the coding sequence ATGGAGCCACCATTCATGAAGGCCGCGTATTTCACCGAACTGGGCGGCCCCGGCGTCATCCGCCACGGTGACCAGCCGCTGCCCGGGCCCGAGGCCGGCACCGTCCTGGTCCGGGTGGCCGCCTCCGCGGTCAACCATGTGGACACTTTTGTCCGCAGCGGCGCCTACGCCACTGAGCTGCGCTTCCCCCAAGTCGTGGGCCGGGACCTGGTGGGGACCGCGGAACTCATTGGCCCGGGTGCGGCCGGACGGTTCTCCCCCGGCGACGCAGTTTGGTCAAACTCGATGGGCTTTGGCGGGCGGCCGGGTGCCGCGGCACAATTCATTGCCGTTCCGGCCGACAGGCTGTACCGCCTGCCGCCCGGCGTGGATCCGGTTCAGGCAGCCGCCGTGCTGCATTCCGGTGCCACCTCCCACCTGGCGCTCCACCGCCACGGCCGGATGTCGTCCGGCCACACTGTTTTTGTTGGCGGCGCCGGAGGTGGCGTGGGCTCTGCCGCCGTCGCCATGGCTGCGCAGGCCGGTGCCAGGGTTATCTGCTCTTCCAGCCGGGCCGACGCCGGACACTGCCTTGCGCTGGGTGCGGACGTTGCGCTGGACTACCGTTCCCCAACGTTCGCCGCCGATTTGCGCGATGCGGTGCAGGCGGTTTCCGGCGGGCGGGGCCTGGACATCCACCTCGAGACGTCGGGGCGGCACCTGCTGGAGCTCGCCGTCGACCTTCTGGGAAGGGGCGGGCGGATCATTGCCATGTCAGGAATTTCCGGCACCGACCCCGTCCCGCTGGGCAAGCTTTACACGCGAGACGGCAGCATCCTGGGCTTCGCGATCAGCAACGCAACGGTGGCCGAGCTGGCCGATGCGGCGTCTGCGGTCAACGCCCTGCTGGCGGGCGGCTTCAGGGCGCGCGGTGTCTCGCCCCGGCCGTTGGCTGGGGCTGCGGCGGCGCATGAGGCGCTGGCGGCGGGCACGGTTCACGGCAAGATCGTGCTGGTGCCGTAG
- a CDS encoding DNA-3-methyladenine glycosylase family protein — MAEELQFTPPFEPGIFDFLAARAVPGVEEADSANYSRTLALAGGHGWFHVRWDGRSLWLESRLEDPSDADELTDRVRHLFNLDHDPAAADASLAANPLLAPRVAALPGIRLPGCVDPAEILIRAMVGQQITVAAARTSLSQLVAVGTPSRVPRGSLSHMFPRPAEIAAHGRDILRGPQRRIDSIVAVAGMLADGSLQVGAADSHESLAEKLLPIPGIGPWTVGYVAMRVLGDGDIFLPGDSAVRNGYGLLRGDTLERARTIKAAELSRIGGALKPWRSYATLHLWRVSGEGQNAAVIRRQVPAALPLPAQPLPRTYS, encoded by the coding sequence ATGGCTGAAGAACTGCAGTTCACTCCCCCGTTTGAGCCCGGCATATTCGATTTCCTGGCGGCACGTGCGGTGCCCGGCGTGGAGGAAGCCGACTCCGCCAACTATTCGAGGACCCTGGCACTGGCGGGCGGGCACGGATGGTTTCATGTCCGGTGGGATGGCCGTTCGCTGTGGCTGGAATCCCGATTGGAAGACCCGTCGGATGCGGATGAGCTGACGGACAGGGTGCGGCACCTGTTCAACCTGGACCACGACCCGGCCGCTGCCGATGCCTCGTTGGCTGCCAACCCGCTGCTGGCCCCGCGCGTAGCGGCCCTGCCGGGAATCAGGCTGCCGGGCTGCGTTGACCCTGCGGAAATACTCATCCGCGCCATGGTCGGGCAGCAGATCACCGTGGCAGCCGCCCGGACCTCGCTGTCCCAGCTGGTGGCGGTCGGCACCCCGAGCCGGGTGCCGCGCGGTTCCCTGAGCCACATGTTCCCCAGGCCGGCCGAGATCGCTGCCCACGGCCGGGACATCCTGCGGGGCCCTCAGCGGCGCATCGACTCCATCGTGGCCGTCGCCGGCATGCTGGCCGACGGTTCCCTGCAGGTCGGTGCCGCCGACAGCCATGAAAGCCTCGCCGAAAAGTTGCTGCCCATCCCCGGCATCGGCCCCTGGACGGTGGGGTACGTGGCCATGCGGGTGCTGGGCGATGGGGACATATTCCTGCCCGGCGACTCGGCGGTGCGCAACGGCTACGGCCTGCTCCGCGGCGACACGCTGGAACGGGCCCGGACCATCAAGGCCGCGGAGCTGTCCCGCATCGGCGGGGCCCTGAAGCCGTGGCGGTCCTATGCCACACTGCACCTGTGGCGTGTCTCCGGGGAAGGGCAGAATGCGGCCGTGATTCGGCGCCAAGTTCCGGCAGCTCTGCCCCTGCCGGCCCAACCGCTACCCCGAACGTACAGTTGA
- a CDS encoding maleylpyruvate isomerase family mycothiol-dependent enzyme: MTEISNTQLMERLTLAADNVSAKLGGLSDADVLAPTDLPGWTRGHVLAHIAHVSNAVARQAEYALRGELVDFYDGGQGGRTQAIEMNAGHTADEHRAYISSAFTRALAVLGALDDAQWQLPVSYRNGDVRGVGLAYWRELVIHLADLNLGRGPETWSKEFCLYLIGFLSSRVPPELQLKLLPLGLAPLTVGAGETTVSVSGMLTDIAAWLSGRTPTMGSLRAEAAADSVELPALLPWPSAFPVQ; the protein is encoded by the coding sequence ATGACTGAAATTTCAAACACGCAGCTGATGGAGCGGCTCACGCTTGCTGCGGACAATGTGAGCGCAAAATTGGGAGGCCTCAGCGACGCCGACGTCCTGGCGCCCACCGATCTGCCGGGCTGGACCCGGGGGCACGTGCTGGCCCACATCGCGCACGTCTCGAATGCCGTGGCGCGGCAGGCCGAGTACGCCCTGCGCGGCGAGCTGGTCGATTTTTATGACGGCGGCCAGGGCGGGCGGACGCAGGCGATCGAGATGAACGCCGGGCACACCGCCGACGAGCACCGGGCCTACATCTCTTCCGCCTTCACGCGGGCGCTGGCCGTGCTGGGCGCGCTCGACGATGCGCAATGGCAGCTGCCCGTCAGCTACCGCAACGGCGACGTCCGGGGCGTGGGGCTGGCGTATTGGCGCGAGCTGGTCATTCACCTGGCCGACCTCAACCTGGGTCGCGGCCCGGAGACCTGGTCCAAGGAATTCTGCCTGTACCTGATCGGCTTCCTGAGCTCGCGCGTGCCCCCGGAGCTGCAATTGAAGCTGTTGCCGCTGGGGCTGGCGCCCCTGACCGTGGGTGCGGGGGAGACCACCGTGTCCGTTTCCGGGATGCTGACCGACATCGCCGCCTGGCTGTCCGGGCGCACACCCACCATGGGCTCCCTGCGCGCCGAGGCCGCCGCCGACTCCGTGGAGCTGCCGGCGCTGCTGCCGTGGCCGTCCGCGTTCCCGGTGCAATAA
- the argH gene encoding argininosuccinate lyase: protein MADVVHGTNEGALWGGRFQGGPADALAALSKSTHFDWRLALYDIAGSKAHARVLNTAGLLDAAELEGMLAALDLLEADVKSGAYLPAESDEDVHGSLERGLIERAGTALGGKLRAGRSRNDQIATLGRMYLRDHAKIIAAGVLSVVDALVAQAKAHHGVAMPGRTHLQHAQPVLLSHHLLAHAWALLRDVQRLVDWDKRAAVSPYGSGALAGSSLGLDPNAVAADLGFDSAAWNSIDGTASRDVFAEFAWVAAMIGVDLSRISEEVILWATKEFSFITLHDSYSTGSSIMPQKKNPDVAELARGKAGRLIGDLTGLLATLKGLPLAYNRDLQEDKEPVFDAADTLELLLPAVSGMMATLVFNTERMEALAPQGFALATDIAEWLVRQGVPFRDAHELSGAAVKVAETRGVELWDLTDEEYAGISAHLTPEVRTVLSTEGSLNSRSAQGGTAPSAVLAQLAALEGQLGEVRTFLA, encoded by the coding sequence ATGGCAGACGTGGTTCACGGCACGAACGAGGGCGCACTGTGGGGCGGCCGCTTCCAGGGCGGCCCCGCGGATGCCCTGGCGGCATTGAGCAAGTCGACGCATTTTGACTGGCGGCTGGCGCTGTACGACATTGCCGGCTCCAAGGCGCATGCCCGCGTCCTGAACACGGCCGGGCTGCTGGATGCGGCCGAGCTTGAAGGCATGCTCGCAGCGCTTGACCTGTTGGAGGCCGACGTCAAGTCCGGCGCCTACCTGCCGGCGGAGTCCGATGAGGACGTGCACGGTTCGCTGGAGCGCGGCCTGATCGAGCGCGCGGGCACGGCATTGGGCGGCAAGCTCCGTGCCGGCCGCTCGCGCAACGACCAGATCGCCACGCTGGGCCGCATGTACCTCCGCGACCACGCCAAGATCATCGCCGCCGGCGTGCTGTCCGTCGTGGACGCATTGGTGGCACAGGCCAAGGCGCACCATGGCGTGGCCATGCCCGGACGCACGCACCTGCAGCACGCGCAGCCGGTCCTGCTCAGCCACCACCTGCTCGCCCACGCCTGGGCGCTGCTGCGTGATGTGCAGCGCCTGGTCGACTGGGACAAGCGTGCAGCGGTCTCGCCGTACGGTTCAGGCGCCCTGGCGGGTTCCTCGCTGGGCCTGGACCCCAACGCCGTCGCGGCCGACCTCGGCTTTGACTCTGCTGCATGGAACTCGATCGACGGCACCGCCTCCCGCGACGTCTTCGCCGAGTTTGCCTGGGTCGCCGCCATGATCGGTGTGGACCTGTCCCGGATCTCCGAGGAAGTCATCCTGTGGGCGACGAAGGAATTCTCCTTCATCACCCTGCACGATTCCTACTCCACGGGATCCTCGATCATGCCCCAGAAGAAGAACCCCGATGTGGCCGAGCTGGCCCGCGGCAAGGCCGGGCGCCTCATCGGCGACCTGACCGGGCTGCTGGCCACCCTGAAGGGCCTGCCGCTGGCGTACAACAGGGACCTGCAGGAGGACAAGGAGCCCGTCTTTGACGCGGCCGACACCCTTGAGCTCCTGCTGCCCGCAGTCTCCGGCATGATGGCCACGCTGGTGTTCAACACCGAACGCATGGAGGCGCTGGCACCGCAGGGCTTCGCACTGGCCACAGACATTGCCGAATGGCTGGTCCGCCAGGGCGTGCCGTTCCGTGACGCACACGAGCTCTCCGGGGCGGCCGTCAAGGTGGCCGAAACCCGCGGCGTGGAACTGTGGGACCTGACGGATGAGGAATACGCCGGCATCTCGGCGCACCTCACCCCGGAAGTTCGCACCGTGCTGAGCACGGAAGGTTCGCTCAACAGCCGCAGCGCACAGGGCGGCACCGCACCGTCCGCTGTCCTGGCGCAGCTGGCGGCCCTTGAGGGGCAGCTGGGCGAGGTTCGCACCTTCCTGGCCTGA
- a CDS encoding argininosuccinate synthase, which produces MTERIVLAYSGGLDTSVAIGWIGEATGAEVIAVAVDVGQGGESLEDIRQRALGCGAVEAYVADARDEFANEYAMPTLKANALYQGHYPLVSAISRPVIVKHLVKAAREFGATTVAHGCTGKGNDQVRFEVGIQTLGPDLKCIAPVRDLALTRDKAIVYAESHNLPIETTKKNPYSIDQNVWGRAVETGYLEDIWNAPTKDIYDYTATPEFPPAPDEVIISFHQGVPVAIDGVKVTPLQAIQELNRRAGAQGVGRIDVVEDRLVGIKSREIYEAPGAMALITAHKHLEDITIEREQARFKATVGQRWAELVYDGQWFSPLKRSLDAFIEDTQQHVSGDIRMTLHGGQAIVNGRRSETSLYDFDLATYDTGDTFDQSQAKGFIELWGMSSKVASQRDQRVQGL; this is translated from the coding sequence GTGACTGAACGCATTGTATTGGCCTACTCCGGAGGGCTTGACACCTCCGTAGCCATCGGCTGGATCGGCGAAGCCACCGGCGCCGAAGTCATCGCCGTGGCCGTTGACGTAGGACAGGGCGGTGAGTCGCTCGAGGACATCCGCCAGCGCGCCCTGGGCTGCGGCGCCGTCGAGGCCTACGTGGCCGACGCCCGCGACGAATTCGCCAACGAATACGCCATGCCCACCCTGAAGGCCAACGCCCTCTACCAGGGCCACTACCCGCTGGTTTCGGCCATCTCCCGCCCCGTGATCGTCAAGCACCTGGTCAAGGCCGCCCGCGAATTCGGCGCGACCACCGTGGCGCACGGCTGCACCGGCAAGGGCAACGACCAGGTCCGCTTCGAAGTCGGCATCCAGACCCTCGGCCCGGACCTGAAGTGCATTGCACCTGTCCGCGACCTCGCCCTGACCCGCGACAAGGCCATCGTCTACGCAGAGTCCCACAACCTGCCGATCGAGACCACGAAGAAGAACCCGTACTCGATCGACCAGAACGTCTGGGGACGCGCCGTCGAAACCGGCTACCTCGAAGACATCTGGAACGCCCCCACCAAGGACATCTACGACTACACGGCCACCCCGGAATTCCCGCCGGCACCGGACGAGGTCATCATCTCCTTCCACCAGGGCGTGCCCGTCGCCATTGACGGCGTCAAGGTCACCCCGCTGCAGGCCATCCAGGAGCTGAACCGCCGCGCAGGTGCACAGGGCGTAGGCCGCATCGACGTCGTGGAAGACCGCCTCGTGGGCATCAAGAGCCGCGAAATCTACGAAGCCCCCGGCGCCATGGCCCTCATTACGGCCCACAAGCACCTCGAGGACATCACGATCGAGCGCGAGCAGGCCCGCTTCAAGGCCACCGTTGGCCAGCGCTGGGCAGAGCTGGTCTACGACGGCCAGTGGTTCTCCCCGCTCAAGCGCTCACTGGACGCCTTCATCGAAGACACCCAGCAGCACGTCTCCGGCGACATCCGCATGACCCTGCACGGTGGCCAGGCCATCGTGAACGGCCGCCGCTCCGAGACCTCCCTCTACGACTTCGACCTGGCCACCTACGACACCGGCGACACCTTCGACCAGTCGCAGGCCAAGGGCTTCATCGAGTTGTGGGGCATGTCCTCCAAGGTTGCCTCGCAGCGCGACCAGCGCGTCCAGGGCCTGTAA